The sequence CTGATTAAACAGTTAATGTTGATAAAGAAAAACGCCAGCTTAGCTGGCGTTTTTTTTGGTAAATAAAATACCCTTCTTACTATGGTGTACGGTAATAACTTCCATCACTCAAACGTGTGTAAGTGATCACAGTACCCGCACTATTTGTCACTTCTAGCATACTGACATCACCTTGTGGATTACGCTGTAAACGAATAGATTGCCCTGAGCGTAATTGGCTTAATGATTTTTGTTGGTCTTCTGACTTCGCCATAGAGAATGCATCATTAACAGGTAGTTGATTATCTCTAAAAAGTTGCGCTAAAGTTTGCCCCTCTTTAATGGTATAAGTTTGCCATGTTTGCGCGGGTATTGATTGCGTGTTTTGTAATGGCGTTGTTTGAGCAATGTTTTCCTCCGGATCTTTTGTCGTTGGATCCTCTATTGATGGCGAAACGTCCGGCTCGGCATTTAAACTATCTTGTGTTTGAGGGATCGGTGTTTGATACACGGGATCATTTGTAGATGCGATTGGCACAGGGAGATCATGCGTTGACGATGCGGGTTGAGGTGGCTCACTCGTGTTTTCACTGGTCGGCCAAAAAAACACGACTAATAAAGCAATTGCAACAACCAGTATTGCTCGACGATGTAAGCCAGGGAATTTGCCCATATTCACCTCATTATTGCTCTGTGAATCAGTATTATGAATTGCTGTAACATCTTTTTTATTCCTTGTAGCCATACTAGCACGAACCATGATCCTTACCTGCTCCCTGAATTCTTTTCAGAATTATCTATCCGCTCTAATTGTTAATGTTTTTATTTCCTTGATGGTTAACTAAAAATAGTTTCATACGTTGATACACATTTTTATCCGTTTCTATGGTTAAAGCTTGGGTTAATTCACCATAAAGATCATGAGGCAATAATGTGTCAGACCATGTTGAAAGAACATTCAGCGCCATATTTCTATCACGCAATGTCGGGCTGCGTAATTGCCTTTTGATAAGTGACCAGCCGATACCAGGAAAACCACCAAGATCCTGCATAATATATTCAACGGCATGATGAGACCGATATTCAGTGTCGGTAGCTGTTAATGGATCATCTGTGCTATCAAATGCCATTAATTCAATTTGTTGTTCTGCAAGTTTCACTACTCTTTCTATTTTGTGAGAAGTATCTGTTTGCATTAATTGGTGCCACCAATCTGCATTGGGATCCTCTTTTTGTAGTGAGAAGAGCAATTCCCAAATATCAAGATGCAGAGATTTAGCAACAAGGCTTGCTTGGTAATTTTTTGAACGTGAAGGACTTTGTAATGCTTCGATAATGAACGTCGACCATTCTGGTTTTTGAATAATTCTTTGTGAAACGGAGATAATTTGTTGTTGGCAATGATCGTCCCAGCCAAGAGACTCGAGCAATAGCCAATCTTCACCACGACTTTGCACAAAATCGGCGATTTCGCAGACGCAATATAAGTGTTTTAATTCTTTAGGTGGCAAAGTATCGACTTGTGAAATAAAAGTATTACACGCTTGAGCGCCTTCTACATAATCATAGATGTCTTTTGCTGGGCCTCCATTAATCAATGCGCGTACAAGATCGCTACAACCAAGCAGTAAGTCATTATCTAAAGGATGCGTGTGCAACATCTCTAATAATGCCCCTTTTGTGACACAATCATAGGCGACATATTCTGTCATTACATTATTTTTATATCCTTCAGTCAGCAACCAATAGCGATTATTAACAGACAGCGTTGAAGGTAGATGTTCGATAAATTGAATACGTCCCCAGCCTTTAGTTCGTTGACCAAGGGAATATAGAAAAGGCTCAAATTCTTCACAAGAAAGGCGCTGTTTTAGCGAACGAATAGCATAAAGTGTAAATTCAGGATGAAGGGAAAACAATAAAAGCAAACGTTGAGAAGTACTGTCGTTGAACGATCCTAATAGTCCTAAAGCGATTTTGATCGGGTTTTTATCAGGACTTAACTTCAAGAGCCATAAGATGAATTGAAAATAGATTTCATTATTAATCAGTGTTTCATCTTGTTCTATTTTATCTATCAGATATGCAATATAGGTAATCGGTGCCAGTTTATCTTGGCAGGATATTAAATAAAAAGACTCGACATGCTCTTTATCTGGCAAAAGAACGACATGTTTGATTGCATGATAGAGTGACAATGCAAATTCCTCACATGCTTTTTGAGAAGGCTGTTGTTCAATTGCTTTACCTATTCGTTGGTGCAAAATAATGCCTTCACGAGCGCCTGCTGACCAACTAAAAGGTACTGAATTATCATCAGGTTTTATTTTTAGGTGCGCGCATGACAATAGATTTAATTCATCGGGTAAAGGTGTATCACCTATTTCATAAGGTGCTAATTGTGAAAGAATTGAAGGAATAGAAGAAGGATAAACGTTAGGAAAGTCTATTGTGAGGTCGATAGACAGAGGTGACTTACTGAAAAGCTTATCGCGCCAATTAGTCATAATACGCCCTATTTGTTTTGCC comes from Proteus vulgaris and encodes:
- a CDS encoding LysM-like peptidoglycan-binding domain-containing protein is translated as MATRNKKDVTAIHNTDSQSNNEVNMGKFPGLHRRAILVVAIALLVVFFWPTSENTSEPPQPASSTHDLPVPIASTNDPVYQTPIPQTQDSLNAEPDVSPSIEDPTTKDPEENIAQTTPLQNTQSIPAQTWQTYTIKEGQTLAQLFRDNQLPVNDAFSMAKSEDQQKSLSQLRSGQSIRLQRNPQGDVSMLEVTNSAGTVITYTRLSDGSYYRTP